The following are encoded together in the Streptomyces asoensis genome:
- a CDS encoding SDR family NAD(P)-dependent oxidoreductase codes for MATAAPSAASRIAVVTGASSGIGAATARQLAAAGYRVVLTARRGDRVEALAEEITRSGGSATAYPLDVTDRAAVDEFAGAFRTIGVLVNNAGGALGADPVATGDPADWRTMYETNVLGTLNVTQALLPKLVASGDGTVVVVSSTAGHGTYEGGGGYVAAKHGAHVLAETLRLEIVGLPVRVIEIAPGMVKTDEFALTRFGGDETKAAKVYEGVAEPLTASDVAETIAWAVTRPSHVNVDLLVLRPRAQASNTKVHREL; via the coding sequence ATGGCCACCGCCGCACCGTCCGCCGCCTCCCGCATCGCCGTCGTGACCGGTGCGAGCAGCGGCATCGGCGCCGCCACCGCCCGGCAGCTCGCCGCGGCCGGCTACCGGGTCGTCCTGACCGCCCGCCGGGGGGACCGCGTCGAGGCGCTGGCCGAGGAGATCACCCGCTCCGGCGGGTCCGCGACGGCCTACCCGCTGGACGTCACGGACCGCGCGGCGGTCGACGAGTTCGCCGGCGCGTTCCGCACGATCGGCGTCCTCGTGAACAACGCGGGCGGCGCGCTGGGCGCCGACCCCGTCGCCACCGGCGACCCGGCCGACTGGCGCACGATGTACGAGACGAACGTCCTCGGCACCCTCAACGTCACCCAGGCCCTGCTCCCCAAGCTGGTGGCGAGCGGCGACGGCACGGTCGTGGTGGTCTCCTCCACCGCCGGGCACGGGACGTACGAGGGAGGCGGCGGCTATGTCGCCGCCAAGCACGGCGCCCACGTCCTCGCCGAGACCCTGCGCCTGGAGATCGTCGGCCTGCCGGTGCGCGTCATCGAGATCGCGCCCGGCATGGTCAAGACCGACGAGTTCGCCCTCACCCGCTTCGGCGGCGACGAGACGAAGGCGGCCAAGGTCTACGAGGGCGTCGCCGAACCCCTCACCGCCTCCGACGTCGCCGAGACGATCGCCTGGGCGGTCACCCGCCCCAGCCACGTCAACGTCGACCTCCTCGTCCTGCGCCCCCGCGCCCAGGCCTCCAACACGAAGGTCCACCGCGAGCTGTGA
- a CDS encoding YnfA family protein — MPILRSAALFVVAALFEIGGAWLVWQGVREHRGWLWATGGVLALGAYGFVATFQPDAHFGRILAAYGGIFVAGSLLWGMVADGYRPDRWDLAGAAVCLAGMALIMWAPRNGG; from the coding sequence ATGCCGATCCTCCGCTCCGCCGCCCTGTTCGTCGTCGCCGCGCTCTTCGAGATCGGCGGCGCCTGGCTGGTCTGGCAGGGCGTGCGCGAGCACCGCGGCTGGCTCTGGGCGACCGGCGGCGTCCTCGCGCTCGGCGCGTACGGCTTCGTCGCCACCTTCCAGCCCGACGCCCACTTCGGCCGCATCCTCGCCGCGTACGGCGGCATCTTCGTGGCGGGCTCCCTGCTCTGGGGCATGGTCGCCGACGGCTACCGCCCCGACCGCTGGGACCTGGCCGGCGCCGCGGTCTGCCTCGCCGGGATGGCCTTGATCATGTGGGCCCCGAGGAACGGCGGCTGA
- a CDS encoding MarR family winged helix-turn-helix transcriptional regulator, which yields MSGNVRSRLLDELAVVSRRYVAAYALFNQALADRLGLHPTDLQCLNLLTLERDPVTTGRIAGLTGLTTGSATRLVDRLERAGYVVRERDAADRRRVLVVTVPERIAELGRMWERLGGDWMPLFEDLTDTELAVIVRHMRRTVEFGAEQVTRLREGRV from the coding sequence ATGTCCGGAAACGTACGGTCGCGGCTGCTGGACGAGCTGGCCGTCGTCTCGCGCCGGTACGTGGCCGCGTACGCCCTGTTCAACCAGGCCCTAGCCGACCGTCTCGGGCTGCATCCCACCGATCTCCAGTGCCTGAACCTGCTGACGCTGGAGCGGGATCCGGTCACGACGGGCCGGATCGCCGGGCTGACGGGGCTGACCACCGGGTCGGCGACGCGGCTGGTGGACCGGCTGGAGCGAGCCGGTTACGTCGTCCGGGAGCGCGACGCGGCCGACCGCCGGCGGGTGCTGGTGGTCACGGTGCCCGAGCGGATCGCCGAGCTCGGGCGGATGTGGGAGCGGCTGGGCGGCGACTGGATGCCGCTGTTCGAGGATCTGACGGACACCGAACTCGCGGTGATCGTGCGGCACATGCGGCGCACGGTGGAGTTCGGCGCGGAGCAGGTCACGCGTTTGCGGGAAGGCCGGGTGTAG
- a CDS encoding permease, translated as METDIRPSAAAAGAGTAQDARPGRELPRHWPLLLLGAAVVPGLLLVLVGRSLDEPAVQAWRTVCLAVTVQALPFLLLGTALSGAINAFVPARVFGRLLPKRAALAVPVAGVAGVVLPGCECASVPVANSLIGRGVTPAAAFAFLLSAPAVNPVVLTATAVAFPGDPEMVLARLLASLVTAAAMGWLWLWLGREEWLRPTVARHTGHIAGRSRFTEFRRGFQHDFLHAGGFLVVGAMAAATFNVAVPRTLLDTFAGSPWLSVLFLAALAVVLAVCSEADAFVAASLTGFSPVARLAFMVVGPMVDLKLIALQAGTFGRAFAVRFSSATAVVAVACSALIGGVLL; from the coding sequence ATGGAGACGGACATACGGCCGTCCGCGGCGGCGGCCGGGGCGGGGACGGCGCAGGACGCCCGCCCGGGGCGTGAACTGCCCCGGCACTGGCCGCTGTTGCTGCTGGGCGCGGCGGTGGTGCCGGGTCTGCTGCTGGTGCTCGTGGGCCGCTCGCTGGACGAGCCGGCGGTGCAGGCCTGGCGGACGGTGTGTCTGGCCGTGACCGTGCAGGCACTGCCGTTCCTGCTGCTGGGCACGGCTCTCTCGGGGGCGATCAACGCGTTCGTGCCGGCGCGGGTCTTCGGCCGGCTGCTGCCGAAGCGGGCCGCGCTGGCCGTGCCGGTCGCGGGGGTGGCCGGTGTGGTGCTGCCGGGCTGTGAGTGCGCGTCGGTGCCGGTGGCGAACAGCCTGATCGGACGGGGGGTCACACCGGCGGCCGCGTTCGCGTTCCTGCTGTCGGCGCCCGCCGTGAACCCGGTGGTGCTGACGGCCACGGCCGTCGCCTTCCCGGGCGATCCGGAGATGGTCCTCGCCCGGCTCCTCGCCTCGCTGGTCACCGCCGCGGCGATGGGCTGGCTGTGGCTCTGGCTGGGCCGGGAGGAGTGGCTGCGGCCCACCGTCGCGCGCCACACCGGCCACATCGCGGGGCGCAGCCGCTTCACGGAGTTCCGCCGCGGCTTCCAGCACGACTTCCTGCACGCGGGGGGATTCCTGGTGGTGGGAGCGATGGCGGCGGCCACGTTCAACGTGGCGGTGCCCCGCACCCTGCTCGACACCTTCGCGGGTTCGCCGTGGCTGTCGGTGCTGTTCCTGGCGGCGCTGGCGGTCGTGCTGGCGGTGTGCAGCGAGGCGGACGCGTTCGTGGCGGCCTCGCTGACGGGGTTCTCGCCGGTCGCGCGGCTGGCGTTCATGGTGGTGGGGCCGATGGTCGACCTGAAGCTGATCGCGCTCCAGGCGGGGACGTTCGGACGGGCCTTCGCGGTGCGGTTCTCGTCGGCCACGGCGGTGGTCGCCGTGGCGTGCAGCGCGCTGATCGGAGGGGTGCTGCTGTGA
- a CDS encoding TIGR03943 family putative permease subunit, with the protein MRRFVQVGLLVLAGLGLLHTSLFTDEYLRFVKEGMRPLLVASGLLLVALGVAEAWAAPPETEHAGHTGPGRTARADAGHRHRADGDTGHTGGGQELGDGHGQESGDGHGHGHDHSRVPRVAWLLFLPVLSLLFYAPPALGSYTASREPAKAVAVQEDAFDPLPATSPLPITLTDFTMRVQQDRSLALRGRAVVMTGFVSPAARGQDGWYLTRIVVSCCAADASSVKVLVQGVAAPKADTWVNVTGTWHGSGTLGTSSAAVSLTAHGVTKVAKPSNSYMDALPLGSG; encoded by the coding sequence GTGAGGCGGTTCGTGCAGGTGGGCCTGCTGGTGCTGGCCGGGCTGGGGCTGTTGCACACCTCGCTGTTCACGGACGAGTACCTGCGGTTCGTCAAGGAGGGGATGCGGCCCCTGCTGGTCGCCTCCGGGCTGCTCCTGGTGGCCCTGGGCGTCGCGGAGGCGTGGGCCGCACCGCCGGAGACGGAGCACGCGGGGCACACGGGGCCCGGCCGCACGGCGCGTGCCGACGCGGGCCACCGCCACCGGGCGGACGGCGACACGGGACACACCGGGGGCGGGCAGGAGCTCGGGGACGGGCACGGGCAGGAGTCCGGGGACGGGCACGGGCACGGGCACGACCACTCGCGTGTTCCGCGGGTCGCGTGGCTGCTGTTCCTGCCGGTGCTGAGCCTGCTCTTCTACGCGCCTCCCGCGCTGGGCTCGTACACGGCTTCCCGGGAGCCCGCGAAGGCCGTCGCCGTGCAGGAGGACGCCTTCGACCCGCTTCCCGCGACCTCCCCGCTGCCGATCACGCTCACCGACTTCACGATGCGGGTGCAGCAGGACCGTTCGCTGGCCCTGCGCGGCCGCGCGGTCGTGATGACCGGCTTCGTCAGCCCGGCCGCGCGGGGACAGGACGGCTGGTACCTGACCCGGATCGTCGTCAGCTGCTGCGCCGCGGACGCCTCGTCCGTGAAGGTGCTGGTCCAGGGCGTCGCGGCGCCGAAGGCCGACACCTGGGTGAACGTCACGGGAACCTGGCACGGCAGCGGGACGCTGGGGACGTCCTCGGCGGCGGTCTCGTTGACGGCGCACGGCGTGACGAAGGTCGCGAAGCCCTCCAACAGCTACATGGACGCCCTGCCGCTCGGCAGCGGCTGA
- a CDS encoding winged helix-turn-helix transcriptional regulator, which produces MATRTAAQQREQARSAYDAFLRDCPTNQLLDRLSDKWVSLVVSALAPGPLRYSDLARRIAGVSPKMLTQTLRTLERDGILTRTVTPSVPVRVDYELTPLGRNLALLLTAVKDWAENHFDEVHAARLRYDADNTGA; this is translated from the coding sequence ATGGCGACCAGGACCGCCGCCCAGCAGCGTGAGCAGGCCCGTAGCGCGTACGACGCGTTCCTGCGCGACTGCCCGACCAACCAGCTCCTGGACCGCCTCAGCGACAAGTGGGTCAGCCTGGTCGTCTCGGCCCTGGCCCCCGGCCCCCTGCGCTACAGCGACCTGGCCCGCAGGATCGCCGGCGTCAGCCCCAAGATGCTGACCCAGACCCTGCGCACCCTGGAGCGCGACGGCATCCTGACCCGCACGGTCACGCCGTCCGTCCCGGTCCGCGTCGACTACGAACTGACCCCCCTCGGCCGCAATCTCGCGCTGCTGCTGACGGCCGTCAAGGACTGGGCGGAGAACCACTTCGACGAGGTCCACGCGGCCCGCCTGCGCTACGACGCGGACAACACCGGCGCCTGA